A region from the Caldicellulosiruptor naganoensis genome encodes:
- the speD gene encoding adenosylmethionine decarboxylase, translating into MHALGRHIIAELYGCDKEVLNNRELIEKIMVESALKAGAEVREVAFHKFSPQGVSGVVVISESHLTIHTWPELGYAAVDVFTCGERVDPWQACNYITEMLKASHMTTTEIKRGLFEQPVKVANL; encoded by the coding sequence ATGCACGCGTTGGGCAGGCACATTATTGCAGAGCTGTACGGTTGTGACAAGGAAGTGCTCAACAACCGCGAGCTCATTGAAAAGATAATGGTAGAGTCAGCGCTCAAAGCAGGAGCAGAGGTAAGAGAAGTAGCGTTCCACAAGTTTTCGCCCCAAGGCGTGAGTGGCGTTGTGGTAATTTCAGAGTCACATTTGACAATTCATACATGGCCAGAGCTTGGATATGCAGCTGTGGATGTTTTCACATGTGGAGAAAGAGTAGATCCATGGCAGGCTTGCAATTATATCACAGAGATGTTAAAGGCGAGCCACATGACAACTACAGAGATAAAAAGAGGTTTGTTCGAGCAACCTGTCAAGGTAGCAAACCTGTAA
- the secG gene encoding preprotein translocase subunit SecG — MAKIILTVLEILLAIALIVVVLLQSGKSAGLSGSIAGGAETFFGKYKGRTLDAMLGRYTWIIAAAFFVVSVILFFVIE; from the coding sequence ATGGCAAAGATTATACTGACAGTGTTAGAAATTCTTTTGGCGATAGCCTTAATAGTAGTTGTGCTTTTGCAATCAGGCAAGAGCGCAGGGCTTTCTGGGTCAATTGCAGGTGGTGCTGAGACGTTTTTTGGAAAGTACAAGGGAAGAACTCTTGATGCTATGCTTGGAAGATACACATGGATAATTGCAGCAGCTTTCTTTGTTGTGTCAGTGATATTGTTTTTTGTAATAGAGTAA
- the dapF gene encoding diaminopimelate epimerase, whose amino-acid sequence MLFSKMHGLGNDFIVIDARGKEDIDYNSLAKRMCHRHIGVGADGILLVLDSDIADIRMRIINSDGSEAEMCGNGIRCFSKYVFERGIVKKDKFKVETLAGIIEPELILNEYGLVEKVKVNMGKPSFKRKDIPMIGEPDDTAINTSIFVDGKEYQITSLLMGVPHTILFVDDVEKVDIYNLGPKIEKHEAFPRKTNVNFVQVIDKNNIKVRTWERGAGATFACGTGSCASVIASNLNGFTERKANVHLYFGTLEIEWQDSDVVFMTGPAEEVFVGEYFE is encoded by the coding sequence ATGCTTTTTTCAAAGATGCACGGGCTTGGAAATGACTTTATTGTGATAGATGCAAGAGGCAAAGAGGATATAGATTACAACTCTCTTGCAAAGAGGATGTGCCACAGACACATTGGAGTTGGTGCAGACGGGATATTGCTTGTTTTAGATTCTGATATTGCTGACATCAGAATGAGGATTATCAACTCTGATGGATCTGAGGCTGAGATGTGTGGAAATGGTATCAGATGTTTTTCAAAATATGTATTTGAAAGAGGAATTGTCAAAAAAGACAAGTTCAAGGTTGAAACATTAGCAGGGATAATAGAGCCAGAGCTCATTTTAAATGAGTATGGACTTGTTGAAAAAGTAAAGGTCAACATGGGGAAGCCAAGCTTTAAAAGAAAGGATATTCCGATGATTGGTGAGCCTGATGATACAGCAATAAATACCTCTATTTTTGTTGATGGTAAAGAGTATCAAATTACATCACTTTTGATGGGTGTTCCGCACACAATCTTATTTGTTGACGATGTTGAAAAGGTCGACATTTACAATTTAGGTCCAAAGATTGAAAAGCATGAGGCATTTCCAAGAAAGACAAATGTCAACTTTGTTCAGGTGATTGACAAGAATAATATAAAGGTGAGAACTTGGGAAAGAGGAGCAGGTGCAACATTTGCATGTGGCACAGGTTCTTGTGCATCTGTGATAGCCTCAAATTTAAATGGCTTTACAGAAAGAAAAGCAAATGTTCACCTTTATTTTGGAACTCTTGAGATAGAATGGCAAGATAGCGATGTTGTTTTTATGACAGGCCCTGCTGAGGAGGTATTTGTTGGGGAATATTTCGAATAA
- the rnr gene encoding ribonuclease R produces the protein MRKAKFEEKKQEVWSLIQEESYHPMTFSEILGILGWSGKDELLLKRILDELEQEGKIVRTKRGRYGLAEEMNLFVGTLEVNPRGFGFLIPDNPNVPDIFISAENMNGAMHGDRVLVKALSLPVEGKKVEGYVERILKRGITRVVGRYEDSRNFGFVIPDDQRITYDIYIPKSGKNKAKTGQKVVVEITRYPEKRRNPEGRIVEILGYENAKGVDILSIIKKYELDEEFPKEVLKEVENIPDVVLEEEIEGRVDLRDWTIFTIDGEDAKDFDDAVSIKKLPNGNYLLGVHIADVSHYVKPNTHLDKEAFRRGTSVYLVDRVIPMLPFKLSNGICSLNPNVDRLTFSVLMEIDKNGNVIKHDIFESVIRSKERMTYTNVTKILKEEDKDLLKRYEHIREDLELMKELALILREKRMKRGALDFDFDETKVIIDKNGKPIDVRRYELTISNKIIEEFMLVCNETVANHFFWLNVPFLYRVHEEPDPEKIYQFAEFIYNMGYVLKGISNKIYPKALQAILEQSRGTPEERVIHTLCLRSLKKARYCEENLGHFGLSTDYYCHFTSPIRRYPDLVIHRIMKDVLKGKMTEKKAERLRRKMPEIAKWTSQREQIAEEAERETVELKKVEFMTDKIGQVFEGIISNVTPFGFFVELENTIEGLVRVSSLEDDYYVFNEKTYQLIGEKSKKVYKIGDKVKVKLIDANVALRQIEFTIV, from the coding sequence GTGAGAAAGGCAAAGTTTGAAGAAAAGAAACAAGAAGTGTGGAGCTTAATCCAAGAAGAAAGCTATCATCCCATGACTTTTTCTGAGATTTTAGGTATCTTGGGCTGGAGTGGAAAAGATGAGCTTTTGCTCAAACGAATACTTGATGAACTTGAGCAGGAAGGCAAAATTGTTAGGACAAAGCGTGGAAGATACGGTCTTGCCGAGGAGATGAACCTTTTTGTTGGCACATTAGAAGTAAATCCCCGTGGATTTGGATTTTTGATTCCTGACAATCCCAATGTTCCTGATATTTTTATCTCAGCAGAAAATATGAACGGAGCTATGCATGGGGATAGAGTGCTTGTCAAGGCACTTTCTTTGCCTGTTGAAGGGAAAAAGGTTGAAGGGTATGTTGAGAGGATTTTAAAAAGAGGAATTACAAGAGTTGTTGGAAGATATGAAGACAGCAGAAACTTTGGATTTGTAATTCCAGATGACCAGCGAATAACCTATGACATATATATTCCAAAGAGCGGGAAAAACAAAGCAAAGACAGGGCAAAAGGTTGTTGTTGAGATTACAAGGTATCCTGAAAAGAGAAGGAACCCTGAAGGAAGAATTGTTGAGATTTTGGGATATGAAAATGCAAAAGGAGTAGATATATTATCAATCATTAAAAAGTACGAATTAGATGAAGAATTTCCAAAAGAGGTCTTAAAAGAGGTTGAGAATATCCCTGATGTGGTTTTAGAAGAGGAAATTGAAGGAAGAGTTGATTTAAGAGACTGGACAATCTTTACAATTGACGGTGAGGATGCAAAGGACTTTGACGATGCAGTATCTATCAAAAAGCTTCCAAACGGCAACTATCTACTGGGCGTTCACATTGCAGATGTCAGCCATTATGTAAAGCCAAATACACACCTTGACAAAGAGGCTTTCAGGCGAGGAACAAGCGTCTATCTTGTTGACAGAGTAATCCCAATGCTTCCTTTCAAGCTGTCAAACGGAATTTGTTCTCTCAACCCAAATGTTGATAGACTCACCTTTTCTGTGCTAATGGAAATAGACAAAAACGGCAATGTGATAAAGCATGATATATTTGAAAGCGTTATAAGAAGCAAGGAGAGGATGACATACACAAATGTAACAAAGATACTTAAAGAAGAGGACAAAGACCTTCTCAAAAGATATGAACACATAAGAGAAGATTTGGAGCTGATGAAAGAACTTGCACTAATTTTGCGCGAAAAGCGTATGAAACGTGGGGCTTTGGACTTTGACTTTGACGAGACAAAGGTGATCATTGATAAAAACGGCAAACCAATTGATGTCAGAAGGTATGAGCTCACAATCTCAAACAAGATAATAGAGGAGTTCATGCTTGTCTGCAATGAGACAGTTGCAAATCACTTCTTTTGGCTAAATGTTCCGTTTTTGTACAGAGTTCATGAAGAACCTGATCCAGAAAAGATATACCAGTTTGCGGAGTTTATATACAATATGGGCTATGTTCTGAAAGGAATTTCCAACAAGATTTACCCCAAGGCACTGCAAGCAATTTTAGAACAAAGCAGGGGCACACCAGAAGAGAGGGTAATTCACACGCTTTGTCTTCGCTCACTTAAAAAAGCAAGGTATTGTGAAGAAAATCTTGGACACTTTGGTCTTTCGACAGATTACTATTGTCATTTCACATCACCCATTAGAAGATATCCTGACCTTGTAATTCACAGAATTATGAAAGATGTTCTAAAAGGTAAGATGACAGAAAAGAAAGCAGAAAGACTTCGCCGCAAGATGCCTGAAATAGCAAAATGGACATCGCAGCGAGAACAGATAGCTGAAGAGGCTGAAAGAGAAACAGTTGAACTCAAGAAAGTAGAGTTTATGACAGACAAAATCGGTCAGGTTTTTGAAGGTATTATTTCAAACGTCACGCCTTTTGGCTTTTTTGTGGAGCTTGAGAACACTATTGAAGGGCTTGTAAGAGTGAGTTCCTTAGAAGATGATTATTATGTATTTAACGAAAAGACATATCAACTAATTGGAGAGAAGTCAAAAAAGGTGTATAAGATAGGAGACAAGGTGAAGGTAAAACTTATTGATGCAAATGTAGCTTTAAGGCAGATAGAGTTTACAATCGTGTGA
- a CDS encoding Cof-type HAD-IIB family hydrolase — protein sequence MIKLVATDLDDSLLSKDLKIPEKNLKAIEFLKQNNVILILASGRPYPSVKKIAYDLDNFYPIITYQGALVYDPKTDQKLYGCEIQPDDAKDLIRLAKEENIHVHIYIDNIWYIEGFNEKVEYYRNLTGLEPVRVDNFLEFVDRPVTKVLFFDEHERLKKLRDNLPSEFLKKFNIMFSKPFFLEFTDINVSKGNALKFLAEYYNIKKEEIMAIGDGDNDISMIEYAGIGVAVENATEKLKQVADFVTLSCDEGGFAHAIEKVFNVKF from the coding sequence ATGATTAAACTTGTTGCCACAGACCTTGACGATAGTCTTCTTTCAAAAGACTTGAAAATTCCAGAGAAAAACCTTAAAGCTATTGAGTTTTTAAAGCAAAATAATGTAATTTTGATATTGGCATCAGGCAGGCCTTATCCTTCTGTGAAAAAGATTGCGTATGACCTTGACAATTTTTATCCTATAATTACTTACCAAGGTGCTTTGGTATATGACCCCAAAACTGACCAAAAACTATATGGATGTGAAATACAACCTGATGATGCAAAAGATCTTATAAGGCTCGCAAAGGAAGAAAATATCCATGTCCATATCTACATTGACAATATTTGGTATATTGAGGGGTTCAATGAAAAGGTGGAGTATTACAGGAACCTAACAGGACTTGAACCTGTGAGGGTAGACAATTTTTTAGAGTTTGTAGACAGGCCTGTTACAAAAGTTTTATTCTTTGATGAACACGAGAGGTTGAAGAAATTGAGAGACAACCTTCCATCAGAGTTTTTAAAGAAATTTAACATTATGTTTTCAAAGCCTTTTTTCTTGGAGTTTACTGATATAAATGTCTCTAAAGGAAATGCTTTGAAGTTTTTAGCCGAGTATTATAACATAAAAAAAGAGGAGATTATGGCTATTGGTGACGGTGACAATGACATTTCAATGATTGAATATGCAGGTATTGGGGTTGCGGTTGAGAATGCTACGGAAAAGCTAAAACAGGTTGCAGACTTTGTAACTTTGAGCTGTGATGAAGGTGGCTTTGCACATGCTATTGAAAAAGTATTCAATGTTAAGTTTTAA
- a CDS encoding PFL family protein, with protein sequence MFTSQEIIETINMVKQNNLDIRTITVGISLFDCVSENPQVFIDRMKKKIVEYAGSLKEVANEIEDMFGLPIVNRRVALTPISLLTYGFECNDLIKVAIAIDDIAKEIGVDLIGGYSALVHKSYDEKTKRFISSIPEALAETERLCSSVDVGTTKSGINLDVIGHLGYVIKEIAYKTKDKDSFGCARFVVFANATDDNPFMAGAFHGVGEGDSAINVGISGPGVIKRAVEEKQDASIEEIYETIKRMAFKITRAGQLVLKYASERLNIPMGIVDLSLAPTPKVGDSIAEILEEIGVEKVGGYGTTFALAILNDAVKKGGAMAASFTGGLSGAFIPVSEDSGMVKGVEEGALSLEKLEAMTSVCSVGLDMIVVPGDTEPEVISGLIADEIAIGVYNNKTTAVRIIPAYGKKEGDEVNFGGLLGRAKVMKINKFSPHKLIHRGGRVPPPIISLRN encoded by the coding sequence GTGTTTACATCGCAGGAGATAATTGAGACAATAAATATGGTAAAGCAAAACAACCTTGACATAAGAACAATCACAGTTGGTATTAGCCTTTTTGACTGTGTATCAGAAAATCCTCAAGTTTTCATTGATAGGATGAAAAAGAAGATTGTAGAGTATGCTGGTAGCTTAAAAGAAGTTGCAAATGAGATTGAGGACATGTTTGGACTTCCAATTGTAAACAGAAGAGTTGCGCTCACACCAATTTCACTTTTGACATACGGGTTTGAGTGTAATGACCTAATAAAAGTAGCGATTGCAATAGATGATATTGCAAAGGAGATAGGCGTTGACCTGATTGGTGGATATTCTGCTTTAGTTCATAAGTCATATGACGAAAAGACGAAAAGGTTTATTTCTTCAATTCCTGAGGCATTAGCAGAAACTGAGAGGCTTTGTTCCTCGGTTGATGTAGGAACAACTAAATCTGGTATCAACCTTGATGTTATAGGTCATTTAGGTTATGTAATAAAAGAAATTGCTTACAAGACAAAAGACAAAGATAGCTTTGGATGTGCAAGGTTTGTTGTGTTTGCGAACGCAACAGATGACAACCCTTTTATGGCAGGAGCTTTTCATGGAGTAGGTGAGGGCGATAGTGCAATAAATGTTGGAATTTCAGGTCCCGGCGTTATAAAAAGAGCGGTAGAAGAAAAACAAGATGCTTCAATAGAGGAGATTTATGAAACAATCAAAAGAATGGCTTTTAAGATTACGAGGGCAGGCCAGCTTGTTTTAAAATATGCGTCAGAAAGGCTAAATATCCCAATGGGCATTGTTGATTTGTCTTTAGCCCCAACTCCAAAGGTTGGAGATAGCATTGCAGAGATACTTGAAGAAATAGGTGTCGAAAAAGTTGGCGGATATGGTACCACATTTGCCTTGGCAATTTTGAACGATGCGGTCAAAAAAGGAGGTGCCATGGCAGCAAGTTTCACAGGAGGGCTCTCAGGTGCTTTCATCCCTGTTTCTGAGGACTCTGGAATGGTAAAGGGAGTTGAAGAAGGGGCACTCTCTTTAGAAAAACTTGAGGCGATGACGAGTGTGTGTTCTGTCGGGCTTGACATGATTGTTGTGCCGGGCGACACAGAGCCGGAGGTCATCTCAGGTCTTATTGCTGATGAGATAGCAATTGGTGTATATAACAACAAGACAACAGCTGTAAGAATTATTCCTGCGTATGGCAAGAAAGAAGGCGATGAGGTCAATTTTGGCGGGCTATTGGGAAGAGCTAAGGTTATGAAGATAAATAAGTTTTCACCACATAAGCTCATTCACAGAGGTGGAAGGGTACCACCACCGATCATTTCTCTGAGAAATTAA
- a CDS encoding HDIG domain-containing metalloprotein, which translates to MQITREIALEEVKKRIKTPNLLKHCLACEAIMRELACYFEEDMDKWGICGLVHDIDYEETKSDPNSHSMVGAKILEDLGFDKDIVYAVKVHNDAHGLPRLSLLDKALYCVDPTSGFIVAGALILPSKKLSDVTVPFLMNRFNEKSFAKGANREQIKACSELGLELEEFLRISLEAMQKISVELGL; encoded by the coding sequence ATGCAAATCACAAGAGAAATAGCCCTTGAAGAGGTCAAGAAGAGAATCAAAACTCCAAACCTACTTAAACACTGTTTGGCATGTGAGGCGATTATGAGAGAGCTTGCATGCTATTTTGAAGAGGATATGGATAAATGGGGAATATGCGGACTTGTCCATGACATAGATTATGAGGAAACAAAAAGTGACCCAAACTCACATAGTATGGTTGGTGCAAAAATCTTAGAAGATTTGGGATTTGATAAAGACATTGTGTATGCAGTAAAAGTTCACAATGACGCACATGGTCTTCCACGCTTAAGTCTTCTTGACAAAGCGCTTTACTGTGTTGACCCCACATCAGGGTTTATAGTTGCAGGTGCGCTGATTCTGCCGTCTAAAAAGCTTTCTGATGTAACTGTACCATTTTTGATGAACAGATTTAACGAAAAAAGCTTTGCAAAAGGAGCAAACAGAGAGCAGATAAAGGCATGTTCTGAGCTTGGGCTTGAGCTTGAGGAGTTTTTAAGAATATCTTTAGAGGCTATGCAGAAAATAAGTGTAGAGCTTGGACTTTAA
- a CDS encoding ACT domain-containing protein has translation MRAIITVVGKDKVGIIAAISSLLAENNVNILDISQTIMQGFFTMIMLVDLQGAKVKFSELKELLKKRAQEIGVDINMQHEDLFNSINRI, from the coding sequence ATGAGAGCTATAATAACTGTTGTTGGGAAAGACAAAGTCGGGATAATTGCTGCAATTTCTTCCCTTTTGGCGGAAAACAATGTAAACATCCTTGATATCAGCCAAACAATTATGCAAGGGTTTTTCACAATGATAATGCTTGTTGATTTGCAAGGTGCAAAAGTGAAATTTTCTGAGCTGAAAGAGCTTCTAAAAAAGAGAGCTCAGGAGATTGGTGTTGATATTAACATGCAGCATGAAGATTTGTTCAATAGCATAAATAGGATATAA
- a CDS encoding carbohydrate kinase family protein — MSIVCFGEVLIDFLNVKDNLFEANPGGAPANVAAAISKFGGKSFLISQVGNDMFGRMILQTLSNCNVDISCVNVTDEYFTTLAFVKLDQKGERSFSFARKHGADVYLKKENIDLDRVKSAKIFHFGSLSMTHPENKELTFYLLEVARKSGAVISYDPNYREPLWKSRQEAISAIFLPIEKGYVDILKMSEEEVLLFAKSIDEFYQMVKDKIKLFLVTLGEKGSIFFYKGESAVVETIEVDVVDTTGCGDCFVGMTLFEISKYLPFENIDKSLLYNIVKKANIAGALCATKKGAIPAIPEYSEVLARL, encoded by the coding sequence TTGAGCATTGTCTGTTTTGGAGAGGTACTGATAGATTTTTTGAATGTTAAAGACAACCTTTTTGAGGCAAACCCTGGCGGTGCCCCAGCAAATGTTGCAGCAGCTATTTCTAAATTTGGAGGAAAATCTTTTTTAATATCCCAAGTTGGAAATGATATGTTCGGAAGGATGATTCTGCAGACTCTTTCGAATTGCAATGTTGATATCTCATGTGTGAATGTCACAGATGAATATTTTACAACACTTGCATTTGTAAAGCTTGACCAAAAAGGTGAAAGGTCATTTTCATTTGCAAGAAAGCACGGTGCAGATGTTTACCTCAAAAAAGAAAATATTGACTTGGATAGAGTAAAGAGTGCAAAGATATTTCACTTTGGTTCACTTTCAATGACACATCCAGAAAACAAAGAGCTAACCTTTTACCTTTTAGAAGTTGCGAGAAAAAGCGGGGCAGTAATCTCATATGACCCAAACTACAGAGAACCTCTTTGGAAAAGCAGGCAAGAAGCTATTTCTGCAATCTTTTTGCCAATTGAAAAAGGTTATGTAGATATTCTCAAGATGTCAGAAGAAGAGGTTTTGTTGTTTGCAAAGAGCATTGATGAGTTTTACCAGATGGTAAAGGACAAAATAAAACTTTTTCTTGTGACTCTTGGAGAAAAGGGAAGTATATTTTTCTACAAAGGAGAGTCTGCAGTGGTTGAGACAATTGAAGTTGATGTTGTTGATACAACAGGATGTGGAGACTGCTTTGTTGGTATGACTCTTTTTGAGATTTCTAAGTACTTGCCGTTTGAGAACATAGACAAATCTCTTTTATACAACATAGTAAAAAAGGCAAACATAGCAGGGGCACTTTGCGCAACTAAAAAAGGAGCGATACCAGCAATTCCTGAATATAGTGAGGTTTTAGCAAGACTATAA